Proteins from one Panicum virgatum strain AP13 chromosome 7K, P.virgatum_v5, whole genome shotgun sequence genomic window:
- the LOC120642075 gene encoding serine protease HtrA-like isoform X1 — protein sequence MLHLLLHLDPRGNLPTLVKLKDPDTAESVASSRDKALVRDAARSTVSVSSIALDGKVTYRGTGIFIGWKENKKCARVLTCSEIVHGLNPNNKLHICLPNRSIFEGQLLFFNKHYDIALLEISSDSDLPLQLPTFGCNPNYGQDVFILARGEESNLMARHGRILWSEDPENLNRNHLMLLSCELPEYVTGGPVIDHEGSVIGMTFDNVGSHANIFAISTILTCIEMWLKFSRIARPVHDLSLRTVELLDVSLQEVISLDHNINNGYIVDEVSIGSTAEKLGIRNGDVIVSLDGLCAQTLPQLEDYLLSLGWDFLQGSTDSSSTVDLKLEVYDLLERGTRSISLPVEFCDASDSESE from the exons ATGCTGCATCTTTTGTTGCACCTAGATCCTCGTGGAAATCTTCCTACTCTGGTGAAACTCAAGGACCCGGATACTGCTGAGAGTGTCGCCAGCTCAAGAGACAAGGCGCTGGTTCGGGATGCCGCACGCTCAACCGTCAGCGTCTCCTCCATTGCGCTTG ATGGGAAGGTCACTTACCGAGGGACTGGCATCTTCATTGGTTGGAAGGAGAACAAGAAGTGCGCTAGAGTATTGACTTGTTCTGAAATTGTACATGGACTTAATCCCAACAATAAG CTACACATTTGCTTGCCAAATCGGAGCATCTTTGAGGGGCAACTTTTGTTCTTCAATAAGCATTATGACATTGCTTTATTGGAGATCTCGTCAGATTCAGACTTACCTTTGCAGCTCCCCACTTTTGGATGTAACCCAAACTATGGTCAGGATGTTTTCATTTTGGCTAGGGGCGAAGAGTCTAATCTGATGGCCAGGCATGGGAGGATCTTGTGGTCTGAAGATCCAGAAAATTTAAATCGCAACCACCTCATGCTTCTTAGCTGTGAACTTCCTGAG TATGTCACTGGAGGACCAGTGATTGATCATGAGGGCAGTGTCATTGGGATGACATTCGATAATGTTGGTTCACATGCTAATATTTTTGCCATCTCCACCATCCTCACATGCATTGAAATGTGGCTGAAGTTCAG TCGTATTGCTCGCCCCGTACATGATTTGAGTTTAAGGACTGTGGAGCTGCTGGATGTGTCGCTCCAGGAGGTGATATCTCTTGATCACAACATCAACAATGGCTACATTGTAGATGAG GTATCAATTGGTTCTACTGCTGAGAAGCTTGGCATTAGAAATGGAGATGTGATTGTTTCTCTTGATGGGCTGTGTGCTCAAACTCTACCTCAG TTGGAAGATTATCTTCTCTCTCTTGGTTGGGATTTCTTGCAGGGAAGTACTGATTCAAGCTCCACTGTAGATCTCAAG CTTGAAGTTTATGATCTCCTCGAACGTGGTACAAGAAGCATCTCCTTGCCCGTTGAATTCTGTGATGCTTCAGATTCAGAATCAGAATGA
- the LOC120642075 gene encoding serine protease HtrA-like isoform X2, translating to MRPVKDPRGNLPTLVKLKDPDTAESVASSRDKALVRDAARSTVSVSSIALDGKVTYRGTGIFIGWKENKKCARVLTCSEIVHGLNPNNKLHICLPNRSIFEGQLLFFNKHYDIALLEISSDSDLPLQLPTFGCNPNYGQDVFILARGEESNLMARHGRILWSEDPENLNRNHLMLLSCELPEYVTGGPVIDHEGSVIGMTFDNVGSHANIFAISTILTCIEMWLKFSRIARPVHDLSLRTVELLDVSLQEVISLDHNINNGYIVDEVSIGSTAEKLGIRNGDVIVSLDGLCAQTLPQLEDYLLSLGWDFLQGSTDSSSTVDLKLEVYDLLERGTRSISLPVEFCDASDSESE from the exons ATGCGTCCTGTAAAAG ATCCTCGTGGAAATCTTCCTACTCTGGTGAAACTCAAGGACCCGGATACTGCTGAGAGTGTCGCCAGCTCAAGAGACAAGGCGCTGGTTCGGGATGCCGCACGCTCAACCGTCAGCGTCTCCTCCATTGCGCTTG ATGGGAAGGTCACTTACCGAGGGACTGGCATCTTCATTGGTTGGAAGGAGAACAAGAAGTGCGCTAGAGTATTGACTTGTTCTGAAATTGTACATGGACTTAATCCCAACAATAAG CTACACATTTGCTTGCCAAATCGGAGCATCTTTGAGGGGCAACTTTTGTTCTTCAATAAGCATTATGACATTGCTTTATTGGAGATCTCGTCAGATTCAGACTTACCTTTGCAGCTCCCCACTTTTGGATGTAACCCAAACTATGGTCAGGATGTTTTCATTTTGGCTAGGGGCGAAGAGTCTAATCTGATGGCCAGGCATGGGAGGATCTTGTGGTCTGAAGATCCAGAAAATTTAAATCGCAACCACCTCATGCTTCTTAGCTGTGAACTTCCTGAG TATGTCACTGGAGGACCAGTGATTGATCATGAGGGCAGTGTCATTGGGATGACATTCGATAATGTTGGTTCACATGCTAATATTTTTGCCATCTCCACCATCCTCACATGCATTGAAATGTGGCTGAAGTTCAG TCGTATTGCTCGCCCCGTACATGATTTGAGTTTAAGGACTGTGGAGCTGCTGGATGTGTCGCTCCAGGAGGTGATATCTCTTGATCACAACATCAACAATGGCTACATTGTAGATGAG GTATCAATTGGTTCTACTGCTGAGAAGCTTGGCATTAGAAATGGAGATGTGATTGTTTCTCTTGATGGGCTGTGTGCTCAAACTCTACCTCAG TTGGAAGATTATCTTCTCTCTCTTGGTTGGGATTTCTTGCAGGGAAGTACTGATTCAAGCTCCACTGTAGATCTCAAG CTTGAAGTTTATGATCTCCTCGAACGTGGTACAAGAAGCATCTCCTTGCCCGTTGAATTCTGTGATGCTTCAGATTCAGAATCAGAATGA
- the LOC120642077 gene encoding protein RCC2-like, whose amino-acid sequence MSASAEPEKDAAAAAAEGDEDAETKGSASGWELLYCGGTSFDTMGRKVVGGAQGNLVSPTRLRPLMGVDIRFVGSGCTACHCVALDAEGRCYTWGRNEKGQLGHGDTLLRNLPTVVSQLSKYKIIKASVGRNHTVVVADDGKSFSFGHNKHGQLGTGSLRNEIESSPVPCIVSEATNAVCGADFTVWLSSVEGSSILTAGLPQYGQLGHGTDNEYNAKDSSVKLTYDPQPRPRAIATFSGKTVVKVACGTNHTVAVDSSGFVYTWGFGGYGRLGHREQKDEWQPRLVEIFQKHNVLPPNAIVSAGSASSACTAGGGQLYMWGKMKNTGDDWMYPKPVMDLSGWNIRCMASGNMHHVVGADDSCISWGVAQNGELGYGPNGQKSSANPKKVDILEGMHVTSVGCGYGLSLIVVDRANIGDRLDKLEIYDGDTTEVEEKVEVQATKKASASTNSRANKRKKTKDDSESEEEDDEDESGDDENGEIEEAKGRRGHKPSNRGRVRGGKKAAPEAKPSGRGRGRPKKTESPAQKGGSSGGRGGKRGRPRK is encoded by the exons ATGTCGGCCAGTGCCGAGCCCGAGAaggacgccgcggccgcggccgccgagggCGACGAGGACGCGGAGACGAAGGGCAGCGCCTCCGGCTGGGAGCTGCTGTACTGCGGTGGGACGAGCTTCGACACCATGGGCCGGAAGGTGGTGGGCGGGGCACAGGGCAACCTGGTGTCCCCGACGCGATTGCGGCCGCTGATGGGCGTCGACATCCGCTTCGTCGGCTCTGGCTGCA CTGCTTGCCATTGTGTTGCTTTGGATGCTGAAGGCAGATGTTATACATGGGGTCGCAATGAG AAGGGACAGCTAGGGCATGGGGATACTCTTCTGCGTAACCTGCCAACTGTTGTTTCACAACTATCAAA ATACAAAATCATCAAAGCAAGCGTTGGCAGAAACCATACAGTGGTTGTAGCTGATGATGGGAAATCCTTCTCTTTTGGCCACAATAAGCATGGGCAGTTAGGGACGGGCTCCTTGAGGAATG AAATTGAGTCATCGCCAGTGCCCTGTATCGTTTCCGAAGCAACAAATGCTGTATGTGGAGCTGATTTTACAGTCTGGTTGTCATCAGTGGAAGGCTCTTCTATACT TACAGCAGGCCTTCCCCAATATGGTCAACTCGGGCATGGAACTGATAATGAG TACAATGCTAAAGATTCGTCTGTCAAGCTGACGTATGATCCTCAGCCCCGCCCACGAGCGATTGCTACATTTTCTGGGAAAACTGTAGTCAAAGTTGCATGCGGAACTAATCATACag TCGCAGTTGATTCCAGTGGCTTTGTTTACAC ATGGGGTTTTGGTGGATATGGAAG GTTGGGCCACAGGGAACAGAAGGATGAATGGCAACCTCGTCTTGTAGAAATCTTCCAGAAGCACAATGTTCTGCCTCCTAATGCTATTGTCTCAGCTGGTTCTGCAAGTTCTGCATGCACAGCTG GTGGTGGACAGTTGTACATGTGGGGAAAGATGAAGAATACAGGCGATGATTGGATGTATCCGAAGCCTGTAATGGATTTAAG tGGTTGGAATATTCGCTGCATGGCTTCTGGTAACATGCACCATGTTGTTGGTGCTGATGATTCATGCATAAGCTGGGGTGTTGCCCAGAATGGAGAACTTGGTTATGGGCCTAATGGGCAGAA GTCATCTGCAAATCCCAAAAAGGTTGACATTCTTGAGGGAATGCATGTTACAAG TGTCGGTTGTGGATATGGACTGTCTCTAATTGTTGTGGACAGGGCAAATATTGGTGATCGACTTGATAAG CTGGAGATTTATGATGGTGATACAACTGaag TAGAGGAGAAGGTGGAGGTGCAAGCAACCAAGAAGGCATCTGCCAGCACCAATTCACGTGCCAACAAGCGCAAGAAAACCAAGGATGATTCTGAATCAGAAGAGGAAGATGATGAGGATGAAAGTGGGGATGATGAGAACGGAGAAATAGAAGAGGCCAAGGGTAGGCGTGGCCACAAACCCTCTAATAGGGGGAGAGTCAGGGGAGGCAAAAAGGCAGCTCCTGAGGCAAAGCCATCTGGAAGAGGTAGAGGCCGCCCTAAGAAAACTGAGAGCCCTGCTCAGAAAGGTGGAAGCTCAGGTGGACGTGGTGGAAAACGAGGGAGACCCCGGAAGTGA